In the genome of Drosophila yakuba strain Tai18E2 chromosome 3R, Prin_Dyak_Tai18E2_2.1, whole genome shotgun sequence, one region contains:
- the LOC6535650 gene encoding phosphopantothenate--cysteine ligase codes for MTHWEDFYNTHLPPADFEDNRSLLKEFCERHNKLQNRIVLVTSGGTTVPLEHNTVRFVDNFSAGTRGSASAEYFLDHDYAVIFMHRHKSLEPFTRHFTGQQFFDMLDIADNSQSSTIAIKPDSVDVFAPVLAKYKIARETQMILYVNFTSVVDYMWLLRAACECLAAFEERAVLYLAAAVSDFYIPEDMMPTHKMQSGDGAPTISLQLVPKMLAPLASLWVPHAFVVSFKLETDESLLIVKARDSLNKYKHKLVIANVLQTRKHRVVFVTPTDSYELHLTREQTLQGLEIEEPIVADVVQKHGEFISNAQQRQ; via the exons ATGACGCACTGGGAGGACTTCTACAACACGCACCTGCCGCCCGCGGACTTCGAGGACAATCGCTCCCTGCTCAAGGAGTTCTGCGAGCGGCACAACAAGCTGCAGAACCGCATCGTCCTCGTCACG TCCGGTGGCACCACAGTTCCCCTGGAGCACAACACGGTGCGGTTTGTGGACAATTTTAGTGCTGGAACACGGGGCTCCGCCTCAGCGGAATACTTCCTCGACCACGACTACGCCGTGATTTTCATGCACCGCCACAAGTCGCTGGAGCCCTTCACGCGCCACTTCACCGGCCAGCAGTTCTTCGACATGCTGGACATCGCGGACAACAGCCAGAGCTCGACGATAGCCATCAAGCCGGACTCGGTGGACGTGTTTGCTCCGGTGCTGGCCAAGTACAAGATAGCCCGCGAAACGCAGATGATCCTGTACGTGAACTTCACCAGCGTGGTGGACTACATGTGGTTGCTCCGTGCCGCCTGCGAGTGCCTGGCCGCCTTCGAGGAGCGGGCCGTGCTCTACCTAGCAGCTGCCGTATCCGATTTCTACATACCCGAGGACATGATG CCCACCCACAAAATGCAATCAGGAGATGGAGCGCCGACGATTTCGCTTCAGCTGGTGCCAAAAATGCTGGCCCCCCTCGCCAGCTTGTGGGTCCCACACGCCTTTGTGGTGTCCTTTAAGCTGGAAACGGACGAGAGCCTATTGATTGTGAAGGCACGTGACAGCCTCAACAAATACAAGCACAAG CTGGTCATTGCCAATGTGCTGCAGACACGCAAGCATCGCGTGGTGTTCGTCACGCCCACAGATTCCTACGAGCTGCATTTGACTCGCGAGCAAACGCTGCAAGGACTCGAGATCGAGGAGCCCATCGTGGCCGACGTG GTGCAAAAGCACGGCGAGTTCATCAGCAATGCTCAACAGCGTCAATGA
- the LOC6535651 gene encoding uncharacterized protein LOC6535651 isoform X2: MERLGANEIETESESRKPVTYCYCQLQKFVSRSRRSSGSAIYIYSNKDTDTPYESDSEAESEEQQRRSYPHRDEDQLNSATNLVLAQNYKYDVEILESGDADQDDSSMDDVDDLEERFKGRGVVFNTDTETFASENIEMSPVDVQANAVSQGHVLLGIVVVALALVSICLYAGLVIWRSHLEQRYGMRERLVNRDLEEEAGGADDVDYHVYAPTTTPATPRA; this comes from the exons ATGGAGCGGCTAGGAGCAAATGAGATTGAGACAGAGTCAGAGTCAAGAAAACCAGTCACGTATTGTTACTGCCAATTACAAAAGTTCGTATCTCGATCTCGGCGGTCATCGGGGTCAGCAATCTACATATACTCAAACAAAGATACA GATACTCCCTACGAATCCGACTCAGAGGCGGAATCGGAGGAGCAGCAGAGGCGGTCGTATCCCCACCGCGACGAAGACCAGCTAAACTCGGCCACCAACTTGGTTTTGGCACAGAACTACAAGTACGACGTGGAGATCCTGGAATCCGGGGATGCCGACCAAGACGACAGTAGCATGGACGACGTGGACGATCTGGAGGAGCGCTTCAAGGGTCGCGGTGTGGTGTTCAACACGGACACCGAGACCTTCGCTTCCGAGAACATCGAGATGAGCCCGGTCGACGTGCAAGCGAATGCGGTTAGCCAGGGACACGTGCTGCTCGGCATCGTGGTGGTGGCACTGGCCTTGGTCTCCATCTGCCTGTACGCCGGCCTAGTCATATGGCGCTCGCACCTGGA GCAGCGGTATGGAATGCGCGAACGGCTGGTCAACCGGGACTTGGAGGAGGAAGCGGGTGGTGCCGACGACGTCGATTATCATGTCTATGCCCCGACCACGACGCCAGCTACGCCTAGGGCGTAG
- the LOC6535651 gene encoding uncharacterized protein LOC6535651 isoform X1, with translation MALRKSLVFSCALLLVLLLAESQAKPSQDLNKPQAEELRDLRAGAAAAGGVGEVARNKTAVVEDTPYESDSEAESEEQQRRSYPHRDEDQLNSATNLVLAQNYKYDVEILESGDADQDDSSMDDVDDLEERFKGRGVVFNTDTETFASENIEMSPVDVQANAVSQGHVLLGIVVVALALVSICLYAGLVIWRSHLEQRYGMRERLVNRDLEEEAGGADDVDYHVYAPTTTPATPRA, from the exons ATGGCCCTGCGGAAAAGTTTGGTCTTCAGCTGCGCGCTTCTGTTGGTTTTGCTGCTGGCGGAGT CCCAAGCCAAGCCCTCGCAGGATTTGAACAAGCCGCAGGCGGAGGAGCTAAGGGATCTGAGggcaggagctgcagcagcaggaggagtgGGAGAGGTGGCCAGAAATAAGACAGCTGTCGTGGAG GATACTCCCTACGAATCCGACTCAGAGGCGGAATCGGAGGAGCAGCAGAGGCGGTCGTATCCCCACCGCGACGAAGACCAGCTAAACTCGGCCACCAACTTGGTTTTGGCACAGAACTACAAGTACGACGTGGAGATCCTGGAATCCGGGGATGCCGACCAAGACGACAGTAGCATGGACGACGTGGACGATCTGGAGGAGCGCTTCAAGGGTCGCGGTGTGGTGTTCAACACGGACACCGAGACCTTCGCTTCCGAGAACATCGAGATGAGCCCGGTCGACGTGCAAGCGAATGCGGTTAGCCAGGGACACGTGCTGCTCGGCATCGTGGTGGTGGCACTGGCCTTGGTCTCCATCTGCCTGTACGCCGGCCTAGTCATATGGCGCTCGCACCTGGA GCAGCGGTATGGAATGCGCGAACGGCTGGTCAACCGGGACTTGGAGGAGGAAGCGGGTGGTGCCGACGACGTCGATTATCATGTCTATGCCCCGACCACGACGCCAGCTACGCCTAGGGCGTAG
- the LOC6535646 gene encoding uncharacterized protein LOC6535646: MSSSICSHFTQNAWKKDLCSNCFKSKDEHKAAAAAAASKLGSGHKPDKEVKTDYPNKHKTPAKSIIKKAFGVRLTGSSSSSSTLGSGSGKSGNTKGGKVCFPKQLHEIIGYGGEWSEDDDDDDDHDFMNLGNEHDDMAITETDDEETKELKRITRANTDFNMNNGNLLGDAEENIKKSFAALKLGAPQVDKEGKKQTLTINVMPFGQPMGKSAPASAKTAPAESKSAPATSVASSSAGATPAKTKPATITTATAIKSSITTTATTSVTKKVTTTLTPTLAVAKSTTPSATGAAAASATPSRDGKDSPPIERAMEKSLLDEISETLEQKQKLSETSASDVSSGGSSSNISTSASSSNCHNSSKIKFELSALSDSPKPFLDLKKPIARNAPITRDQTKPKVNVCHKYSDTDSNCSDTENGVSAYYDVVETQLSYENLPDGKYSEQVGVATAGQTESSSNSHYSSSQYITDMLLSSKTRAASYNLHEGNFMTSKITSDGLIVTKCSSDDALDSTGSSFDGSSDEENAYNMIRSESDSGIGISLGSEYKNLGLAKGTAVSGEKRQLLTEKKLSASTNNSDYEDIQIGDQAVPKPAVKSRELHGEPDGSADPDNSLEQKQKQAPEKEAEQQLPALPKSPPPPMKIDARPSFLHGLKKPELPVKPLVNSHPSSNGTSSGSQLKSFLGKRQPSCAEQQFISQLQSAISKSSECLQLAKENLAADEAKLKKGKAPNPPPEPKLSAPPTPERDYSLVVEFEKATKAAAKPAEKATSSGQSETSSSSSTESQTVATSATIETAGAATVTGASASNNSSLYTRKPALPAAAAAPVIREKDKRERAVINPKFRSLNTFVMQRANAAKQMQLQSASSVLSLKQPLTPEPTPRNQRHLSMSEECLAAAGLDKKSPSASPPQKQKSKFSIKKFLRMGSNGGKSVESLAKRETSVYTEICTGTEDGNASGKPRLVIIHPIDINPTAVEVVKDITKTSDSVSAQTVAVVTAKPPAPPLRSSASEGQRAHEANKPARPPPPKSAELRRKQKTELTATLSASSVDSSVLTLASGTGSVKLKADNVYANLGEIRSSIAPRKPERTASMREREAQLELVRKRAVLTDTISICSSNGDNVAADQGKTMGKTNANSSTGQEAGKSASAANSRTSTFERAPQKNSEAKMSISSKLEIFEQRSMDAADAAQRSSLKDSVRKINSTIDSYLKDKRDYENMYEFVKMGSPPPPTTNGNSTPTPSTSTPPAPPTRSNIDLSVAGQRLTQATRRNNIYSDTASIASYSRSEYGPVRNYGLNNSLANIPRIISASYAGSEVGEFDIYAPYSYYGSEAGGDVATDINDSVWGMPQANKNRSKATNRLRMRKGRSVVHKTIEDNYTAVVVANHEALAQVLDQLQQTPVVPAALRPLANAINLRYEDFTILEGTQAFVVGKKAFHAALWSSSPVTLALSADCNQLGGVAGELSQLSGGVSDVLNPVTEFCDLVPSYQLPLMPSTEVTLLQATISVLPRLQLETLQSIGSILKGKSQVLDRSNFNFRGSIPNLSGLKDGNGSIAGNLRNVVSVQNLSTLNEESSATSMSAEDGSANVNAMPAFDDVMTREVAFIMLQLVNGMKNLQAKAIEETPLSLSNVVLSKDMDNKDAQARLCVLQGNNNDDDEPMGTLCKCAHSALTDILPATKITPILADILQQERAESLSKAKAVLEFVLWGPSDVALTGSVKERELALQRWLDLERATVLHGLVRTRVELTVYDECHLMFLVRSTAKMMNDAAKIVCNYQQMNGSASQD; this comes from the exons ATGTCGTCCTCGATCTGTTCGCACTTCACCCAGAATGCCTGGAAGAAGGACTTGTGCTCGAACTGCTTCAAGTCCAAGGACGAGCACAAAgcagccgctgcagcagccgccTCCAAACTGGGCAGCGGCCATAAGCCAGACAAAGAGGTTAAAACGGATTACCCCAACAAGCACAAGACACCGGCGAAAAGCATCATCAAGAAGGCTTTCGGTGTCAGGCTGACCGGGTCCAGCTCGAGTTCCAGCACTTTGGGAAGTGGCTCTGGAAAATCCGGTAATACAAAGGGCGGCAAGGTGTGCTTTCCCAAGCAACTGCACGAAATCATCGGCTATGGGGGCGAGTGGTCGgaggacgatgacgacgatgacgatcACGATTTTATGAACCTTGGCAATGAGCACGACGACATGGCCATTACCGAAACGGATGACGAGGAGACCAAAGAGCTGAAGAGGATTACCAGGGCCAACACCGACTTCAACATGAACAATGGCAATTTGCTGGGCGACGCCGAGGAGAATATCAAGAAATCCTTTGCGGCTCTAAAACTGGGAGCCCCCCAGGTGGACAAGGAGGGCAAAAAGCAGACTCTAACGATCAATGTGATGCCCTTTGGCCAGCCCATGGGCAAATCCGCACCAGCTTCGGCAAAAACTGCGCCCGCGGAAAGCAAAAGCGCACCCGCAACATCAGTTGCATCATCATCGGCTGGAGCAACAccggcaaaaacaaaaccagcGACCATAACCACAGCCACAGCAATTAAGAGCAGTATTACAACTACTGCAACTACCAGTGTTACCAAAAAGGTGACCaccaccctaacgcccacgCTAGCCGTGGCCAAAAGCACAACGCCAAGTGCAACAGGGGCAGCTGCCGCATCGGCAACTCCATCGCGAGATGGCAAAGATAGTCCGCCCATAGAACGGGCGATGGAGAAGTCACTGTTGGACGAGATCTCAGAGACATtggagcagaagcagaagctaAGTGAGACAAGTGCATCGGACGTATCTTCAGgcggaagcagcagcaacatctccACTTCCGCTAGCAGCAGCAATtgccacaacagcagcaagatCAAATTCGAGCTGAGTGCGCTAAGCGACTCCCCGAAGCCATTTCTCGACCTTAAGAAGCCCATCGCACGGAATGCGCCCATCACCAGGGACCAGACCAAGCCCAAGGTGAATGTGTGCCACAAATACTCGGATACAGACAGCAATTGTTCGGATACGGAAAATGGCGTTTCCGCCTACTATGATGTCGTGGAGACCCAGTTGAGCTACGAGAATCTTCCCGATGGCAAGTACTCGGAacaggtgggcgtggccaccgCCGGCCAGACTGAGAGCTCCAGCAATTCGCACTACTCCAGCTCGCAGTACATCACCGATATGCTGCTCAGCTCAAAAACCCGAGCGGCTAGCTACAATCTTCACGAGGGGAACTTTATGACCAGCAAGATTACGTCCGATGGTCTGATCGTCACCAAGTGCAGTTCGGATGACGCCCTGGACTCCACGGGCAGCAGTTTCGATGGCAGTTCGGATGAGGAGAACGCCTACAACATGATCCGCAGTGAGTCGGATTCGGGAATCGGCATCAGCTTGGGTAGCGAGTACAAGAATCTGGGATTGGCCAAGGGCACGGCGGTCAGTGGAGAGAAGCGGCAACTTCTGACGGAGAAGAAGCTGAGCGCCAGTACTAACAACTCAGATTACGAGGATATTCAGATTGGAGATCAAGCAGTGCCCAAGCCAGCTGTTAAGAGCAGGGAGCTACATGGCGAACCCGATGGCAGTGCCGATCCGGACAACAGTCTggagcagaaacaaaaacaggcGCCTGAAAAggaggcggagcagcagcTTCCCGCCCTGCCAAAGTCGCCGCCACCACCCATGAAGATTGATGCCAGGCCGTCGTTCCTGCATGGTCTCAAAAAACCAGAGCTCCCGGTGAAACCACTTGTCAATAGCCATCCCAGCAGCAATGGTACCAGCAGTGGCAGCCAGCTGAAAAGCTTCCTGGGCAAACGACAACCCAGCTGCGCCGAGCAGCAGTTCATCAGCCAGCTGCAGTCGGCCATTTCCAAGTCCAGCGAATGTCTCCAGTTGGCCAAAGAGAATCTAGCCGCTGACGAAGCCAAGCTAAAAAAGGGCAAAGCCCCGAATCCACCGCCAGAGCCAAAGCTTAGCGCTCCGCCCACGCCGGAGCGAGATTACAGTTTGGTAGTTGAGTTCGAGAAGGCGACGAAGGCGGCAGCAAAGCCAGCGGAAAAGGCCACGTCATCTGGGCAAAGtgagacatcatcatcatcatctacCGAGAGCCAAACGGTAGCAACAAGTGCTACCATAGAAACCGCAGGAGCAGCAACTGTTACTGGTGCGTCAGCTtccaacaacagcagcctTTATACCAGGAAGCCAGCTCTtccggcggcggcagcagctcCCGTCATTCGGGAGAAGGACAAACGCGAGCGGGCCGTGATCAATCCCAAGTTCCGTAGTCTCAACACCTTCGTGATGCAGCGGGCCAATGCGGCAAAGCAGATGCAGCTGCAATCGGCCAGCTCGGTTTTGAGCCTGAAGCAACCCTTGACGCCAGAGCCAACGCCCCGGAATCAACGTCATCTCTCCATGTCGGAGGAGTGTCTGGCCGCGGCTGGCTTGGACAAGAAGTCCCCTTCCGCTTCACCGCCACAGAAGCAAAAATCCAAGTTCTCCATAAAGAAGTTCCTGCGCATGGGCAGCAATGGAGGCAAGTCCGTTGAATCTCTGGCCAAGAGGGAGACCAGCGTGTATACGGAAATATGCACCGGAACAGAGGACGGCAATGCCTCTGGAAAGCCCCGTCTCGTGATTATCCATCCCATTGACATCAACCCCACGGCCGTGGAGGTAGTGAAGGATATCACGAAGACCAGTGATTCCGTTTCGGCACAAACAGTGGCCGTGGTCACGGCAAAGCCACCTGCTCCGCCCCTTAGATCGAGCGCCAGTGAGGGCCAACGCGCCCACGAGGCCAACAAACCGGCCCGCCCCCCGCCGCCCAAGAGCGCCGAGCTCCGGCGGAAGCAGAAAACCGAGCTGACCGCCACGCTGAGCGCCAGCAGCGTGGACTCCAGTGTCCTGACACTGGCATCCGGCACCGGATCCGTGAAGCTGAAGGCCGACAACGTCTACGCCAATTTGG GTGAAATCCGCTCATCGATTGCGCCCAGAAAGCCGGAGCGCACGGCCAGCATGCGGGAAAGGGAGGCCCAGTTGGAACTGGTGCGCAAGCGCGCAGTCCTCACCGACACTATCTCCATTTGCTCGTCAAACGGTGATAATGTAGCCGCGGATCAGGGCAAGACGATGGGGAAGACCAATGCCAACAGCAGCACTGGTCAGGAGGCAGGAAAGTCCGCATCGGCTGCCAACAGTAGGACCAGCACATTTGAGCGCGCGCCCCAAAAGAATAGCGAAGCGAAGATGTCCATCTCCAGCAAACTGGAGATCTTCGAGCAAAGATCCATGGATGCAGCGGATGCTGCCCAACGAAGTAGTCTCAAGGATTCAGTCCGCAAGATCAACAGCACCATCGATAGCTATCTGAAGGACAAGCGCGACTACGAGAACATGTACGAGTTCGTAAAGATGGGCTCTCCGCCGCCGCCCACCACGAATGGAAACAGCACACCCACGCCATCCACTTCGACTCCTCCTGCGCCACCCACGCGCAGTAACATCGATCTTTCAGTGGCTGGTCAGAGATTGACCCAGGCCACGAGACGTAATAACATCTACTCGGACACGGCCTCCATTGCCAGTTATTCGCGCAGCGAGTATGGACCGGTGCGAAACTACGGATTGAACAACAGCTTGG CCAACATTCCACGCATCATCTCAGCCTCTTATGCGGGCAGCGAGGTGGGCGAGTTCGATATCTATGCTCCGTACAGCTATTACGGAAGCGAGGCGGGCGGCGATGTGGCCACGGACATCAACGACAGCGTCTGGGGCATGCCACAG GCTAACAAAAACCGCAGCAAGGCCACGAATCGTTTGCGCATGCGCAAGGGACGCAGTGTGGTGCACAAGACTATTGAGGATAACTACACCGCCGTGGTGGTGGCCAATCATGAGGCCCTCGCCCAGGTGCTAGATCAG CTTCAGCAAACTCCGGTGGTGCCAGCAGCCTTGCGTCCTCTGGCCAATGCCATCAACTTGCGCTACGAGGACTTTACCATTTTGGAGGGAACCCAAGCCTTTGTGGTGGGCAAGAAGGCCTTCCATGCCGCTCTGTGGAGCTCTTCGCCGGTGACCTTGGCCCTGTCGGCCGACTGCAACCAACTGGGCGGCGTGGCTGGTGAGCTCAGCCAGCTGTCGGGTGGGGTGAGCGACGTGCTCAACCCGGTGACCGAATTCTGTGACCTGGTGCCCAGCTATCAACTGCCGCTGATGCCCTCGACGGAGGTGACCCTGCTGCAGGCTACCATCTCGGTGTTGCCCAGATTACAGCTGGAGACCCTCCAATCGATCGGGTCAATACTCAAGGGCAAGTCGCAGGTTCTGGACAGGAGCAACTTCAATTTCCGCGGCTCCATTCCGAATCTCAGTGGCCTGAAGGATGGAAATGGCTCAATTGCTGGGAACCTAAGGAACGTAGTCTCGGTGCAGAACCTAAGTACCCTGAACGAAGAATCCTCGGCCACCTCAATGAGCGCAGAAGATGGGTCGGCCAATGTAAATGCCATGCCTGCATTCGATGATGTGATGACGCGGGAGGTGGCCTTCATCATGCTGCAGCTGGTCAACGGAATGAAGAACCTGCAGGCCAAGGCAATCGAGGAGACGCCGCTCAGTCTGTCCAATGTGGTGCTGTCAAAGGACATGGACAACAAGGACGCCCAGGCACGACTCTGTGTGCTGCAGGG AAACAACAATGACGACGACGAGCCCATGGGTACGCTATGCAAATGCGCCCACTCGGCCTTGACCGACATCCTGCCCGCCACAAAGATCACGCCCATCCTGGCGGACATCCTGCAGCAGGAGCGAGCCGAGTCCCTGTCCAAGGCGAAGGCAGTGCTGGAGTTCGTATTGTGGGGTCCTTCCGATGTGGCGCTCACCGGCTCCGTTAAGGAACGGGAGCTAGCCCTCCAGCGCTGGTTGGATTTGGAGAGGGCCACCGTTCTCCACGGACTGGTGCGAACCCGGGTCGAGCTGACCGTTTACGACGAGTGTCATTTAATGTTCCTCGTCCGCTCCACGGCCAAGATGATGAACGATGCAGCAAAGATCGTTTGCAACTACCAGCAGATGAATGGATCTGCCAGCCAGGATTAG
- the LOC6535648 gene encoding probable cytochrome P450 12a4, mitochondrial yields MLKVRSALSLIQSQKATLSLATQKRWQTNVATAEAREDSEWLQAKPFEQIPRANMWALSMKMSMPGGKYKNMELMEMFEAMRQDYGDIFFMPGIMGNPPFLSTHNPQDFEVVFRNEGVWPNRPGNYTLLYHREEYRKDFYQGVMGIIPTQGKTWGDFRTVVNPVLMQPKNVRLYYKKMSQVNQEFVRRIFELRDPVTLEAPDDFIDTINRWTLESVSVVALDKQLGLLKDSNKESEALKLFHYLDEFFIVSADLEMKPSPWRYFKTPKLKRLLATLDGIQEVTLAYVDEAIERLDKEAKEGVVRPENEQSVLEKLLKVDRKVATVMAMDMLMAGVDTTSSTFTALMLCLAKNPEKQAKLREEVMKVLPNKDSEFTEDSMKNVPYLRACIKESQRVHPLIVGNARVLSRDAVLSGYQVPAGTYVSIVPLNAMTRDEYFPQASEFLPERWLRSPKDSESKCPANDLKSKNPFVFLPFGFGPRMCVGKRIVEMELELGTARLIRNFNVEFNYPTENAFRSALINLPNIPLKFKFSDIPN; encoded by the exons ATGCTAAAAGTGCGCAGTGCTTTATCATTAATTCAGTCGCAAAAAGCGACGCTCTCGCTAGCCACTCAAAAG CGCTGGCAAACCAATGTGGCGACTGCAGAAGCTAGAGAGGATTCGGAATGGCTACAGGCTAAGCCATTCGAGCAGATCCCTCGAGCCAATATGTGGGCATTGTCGATGAAAATGTCGATGCCCGGTGGCAAATACAAGAACATGGAACTGATGGAGATGTTTGAGGCCATGAGACAGGACTACGGCGACATATTCTTTATGCCAGGTATTATGGGTAACCCCCCATTTCTAAGCACCCACAATCCCCAGGACTTCGAGGTGGTATTTCGCAACGAGGGAGTGTGGCCCAATCGTCCAGGCAACTATACTTTGCTCTACCACCGCGAGGAGTACAGGAAGGACTTCTACCAGGGCGTCATGGGCATAATTCCCACGCAGGGAAAAACCTGGGGCGACTTCAGAACCGTCGTAAATCCAGTCCTTATGCAGCCAAAAAATGTGAGATTGTACTACAAGAAGATGTCGCAGGTCAACCAGGAGTTTGTGCGGCG TATATTCGAACTGAGGGATCCTGTTACTCTAGAGGCTCCCGACGACTTCATAGACACCATCAACCGCTGGACCTTAGAATCCGTATCCGTGGTGGCCCTGGATAAGCAACTGGGGTTGCTCAAGGACTCAAATAAGGAAAGCGAGGCCCTCAAGCTCTTCCACTACCTGGATGAGTTCTTTATAGTATCCGCCGATCTTGAAATGAAGCCGTCGCCCTGGCGCTATTTTAAGACTCCCAAGTTGAAGCGATTGTTGGCAACTTTGGATGGTATTCAGGAAGTAACTTTGGCCTATGTGGATGAGGCTATAGAACGGCTAGATAAGGAGGCCAAGGAGGGTGTAGTACGTCCGGAGAATGAACAAAGTGTGCTCGAGAAACTGCTGAAAGTTGACAGAAAAGTGGCCACTGTTATGGCCATGGACATGCTAATGGCAGGAGTTGATACG ACTTCGAGCACCTTTACAGCGCTGATGCTGTGCCTCGCCAAGAATCCCGAGAAGCAGGCCAAGCTCAGGGAGGAGGTGATGAAGGTGCTGCCCAACAAGGATTCCGAGTTCACTGAAGATTCGATGAAGAACGTGCCCTATCTGCGTGCCTGCATAAAGGAATCCCAGCGAGTACATCCCCTGATCGTAGGAAACGCTCGCGTTCTTTCTAGGGACGCTGTTCTCAGTGGATACCAGGTGCCAGCTGGAACTTACGTGTCCATTGTTCCTCTGAACGCAATGACTAGGGATGAGTACTTTCCACAAGCATCCGAGTTCCTGCCGGAACGCTGGCTCCGAAGTCCCAAGGACTCGGAATCAAAGTGCCCGGCAAACGACCTGAAGAGCAAGAATCCATTCGTATTTCTGCCCTTCGGATTTGGACCTCGAATGTGCGTCGGTAAACGTATCGTGGaaatggaactggaactgggtACCGCTCGTCTGATTCGCAACTTTAACGTGGAGTTCAATTATCCCACGGAAAATGCGTTCCGATCTGCTTTGATTAATTTGCCAAACATTCCGCTCAAGTTTAAGTTCTCCGATATACCAAACTAA
- the LOC6535647 gene encoding probable cytochrome P450 12a5, mitochondrial — translation MLKGRIALNILQSQKTTVFSASQQRWQTNVATVEIRNDPEWLQAKPFEEIPKANMLSLFAKTALPGGKYKNMELTEMFDAMRQEYGNIFYLSGIMGSNAFVMTHSPKDFEVVFRNEGVWPTRPGSDILRYHRTVYRKEFFEGVQGIIPSQGKSWGDFRSIVNPVLMQPKNVRLYFKKMAQVNQEFVERIKEIRDATTQEVPGNFLETINRWTLESVSVVALDKQLGLLKESGKNSDATKLFKHLDDFFLYSADLEMKPSLWRYFKTPQLKKMLKTMDSLQEITLSYVDEAIERLEKEAKEGVVRPENEQSVLEKLLKVDKKVATVMAMDMLMAGVDTTSSTFTGLLLCLAKNPEKQAKLREEVMKVLPNKDSEFTEASMKSVPYLRACIKESQRVYPLTIGNARGLSRDSVISGYRVPAGTFVSMMPTNCLYDEEYFQKPTEFLPERWLRNASDSAGKCQANDLKTKNPFVFLPFGFGPRMCVGKRIVDMELELGTARLIRNFNVEFNHSTKNAFRSSLINLPNIPLKFKFTDLPN, via the exons ATGTTGAAAGGGCGTATCGCGCTAAATATTCTTCAGTCGCAGAAAACCACCGTATTTTCTGCAAGTCAACAG CGATGGCAGACAAATGTTGCAACAGTTGAGATCAGAAACGATCCGGAATGGCTCCAGGCCAAACCATTCGAAGAGATTCCGAAAGCAAATATGTTGTCCCTCTTCGCGAAAACCGCACTACCCGGTGGGAAATATAAGAACATGGAGTTGACGGAAATGTTTGACGCCATGCGCCAGGAGTACGGAAACATATTCTATTTGTCCGGAATAATGGGAAGTAATGCCTTTGTAATGACACATAGTCCAAAGGACTTTGAGGTGGTTTTCCGCAATGAAGGCGTGTGGCCAACCAGACCGGGCAGTGATATACTGCGCTATCATCGAACGGTTTACAGAAAAGAGTTTTTCGAAGGAGTTCAGGGAATCATTCCCTCGCAGGGAAAGTCCTGGGGAGACTTTCGGTCCATTGTGAATCCCGTTTTAATGCAGCCCAAAAATGTGAGGTTGTACTTCAAAAAGATGGCGCAGGTTAACCAGGAATTTGTGGAACG TATTAAAGAAATACGAGATGCCACCACTCAGGAGGTTCCTGGCAATTTCCTGGAAACCATTAACCGATGGACTCTAGAATCCGTATCCGTGGTGGCCTTGGATAAACAGCTTGGTCTGCTTAAGGAATCGGGGAAAAACAGTGATGCAACCAAGCTCTTCAAACACCTGGATGACTTCTTCTTGTACTCGGCCGATCTGGAGATGAAGCCCTCTCTCTGGAGATATTTTAAAACACCACAGCTGAAGAAAATGCTTAAAACTATGGATAGTCTTCAGGAAATTACTCTGTCCTATGTGGACGAGGCGATCGAACGTTTGGAGAAGGAGGCCAAGGAGGGTGTAGTACGCCCGGAAAATGAACAGAGTGTCCTCGAGAAACTACTGAAAGTTGACAAGAAAGTGGCCACCGTTATGGCCATGGATATGCTCATGGCGGGAGTGGATACC ACTTCGAGCACCTTTACGGGGCTTTTGCTGTGCCTCGCCAAGAACCCCGAGAAGCAGGCCAAGCTTAGGGAGGAGGTGATGAAGGTGCTGCCCAACAAGGATTCCGAGTTCACTGAAGCTTCAATGAAGAGCGTTCCCTATCTGCGTGCCTGTATTAAGGAGTCCCAGCGTGTCTACCCTCTTACAATTGGAAATGCCCGCGGCCTGTCTAGGGATTCTGTAATCAGCGGCTATCGGGTACCAGCTGGTACCTTTGTGTCCATGATGCCCACAAATTGCCTATACGACGAGGAGTACTTCCAAAAACCTACGGAGTTCCTGCCGGAAAGATGGCTGAGAAACGCCAGCGACTCTGCCGGTAAGTGTCAGGCAAACGACCTGAAGACCAAGAATCCATTCGTATTCCTGCCCTTCGGATTTGGACCCCGTATGTGCGTGGGCAAACGCATCGTGGACATGGAGCTAGAATTGGGTACCGCACGCCTGATTCGCAACTTTAACGTGGAGTTTAACCATTCCACAAAGAATGCTTTCCGCTCCTCTCTGATCAACCTGCCCAATATACCACTCAAGTTTAAGTTTACAGATTTGCCCAACTAA